A region from the Agrococcus sp. SL85 genome encodes:
- a CDS encoding YciI family protein, producing the protein MIAVILSFSDDPARLELRPRHRELLGGLHERGVLVAAGPFEDQTGALLVFDTDDEAEVDAALAEDPYYAAPGVTIVSRKRWGIVTGGVRG; encoded by the coding sequence ATGATCGCCGTCATCCTCAGCTTCTCCGACGACCCCGCCCGCCTCGAGCTGCGCCCGCGCCACCGCGAGCTGCTCGGAGGCCTGCACGAGCGGGGCGTGCTCGTGGCCGCGGGGCCCTTCGAGGACCAGACGGGCGCGCTGCTGGTGTTCGACACCGACGACGAGGCCGAGGTCGACGCCGCGCTCGCCGAGGACCCGTACTACGCGGCGCCCGGCGTCACGATCGTGTCGCGGAAGCGCTGGGGCATCGTCACGGGTGGCGTGCGGGGCTGA
- a CDS encoding Fpg/Nei family DNA glycosylase translates to MPELPEVEALAADLRERLVGRTIRRVQIAEVAALKTYDPPIDALEGARITSTGRRGKHLLLGVRTADGRDLHLVVHLARSGWIRWREAAPAPRKGRGRGPLAARLVLEREEGSEGLGGDGVDITEQATQKRLAIHVVAHPDQVMTIATLGPEPLAEDCTEERFARMLEHAGRAQIKGVLRDQRRIAGIGNAYSDEILHAARMSPFHPASMPAEDVHRLYEAMRTILSDAVERARGVGAASLKAEKRQGMRVHGRTGEPCPVCGDAVRQVIYADSTFQYCPTCQTGGKPLADRVLSRLGVRR, encoded by the coding sequence ATGCCGGAGCTGCCGGAGGTCGAGGCGCTCGCGGCCGACCTGCGCGAGCGCCTGGTGGGCCGCACGATCCGTCGCGTCCAGATCGCCGAGGTCGCGGCCCTCAAGACCTACGACCCGCCGATCGACGCCCTCGAGGGCGCGCGCATCACCAGCACGGGTCGCCGGGGCAAGCACCTGCTGCTGGGCGTGCGCACCGCCGACGGCCGCGACCTCCACCTCGTCGTCCACCTGGCCCGCAGCGGGTGGATCCGCTGGCGCGAGGCCGCGCCCGCGCCCCGCAAGGGCAGAGGGCGGGGTCCCCTCGCGGCCCGGCTCGTGCTCGAGCGCGAGGAGGGGAGCGAGGGCCTCGGCGGCGACGGCGTCGACATCACCGAGCAGGCCACGCAGAAGCGGCTCGCGATCCACGTCGTGGCGCACCCCGACCAGGTGATGACGATCGCGACGCTCGGGCCCGAGCCGCTCGCCGAGGACTGCACCGAGGAGCGCTTCGCGCGCATGCTCGAGCACGCGGGGCGCGCGCAGATCAAGGGCGTGCTGCGCGACCAGCGCCGCATCGCCGGCATCGGCAACGCCTACTCGGACGAGATCCTGCACGCGGCGCGCATGTCGCCCTTCCACCCGGCGTCGATGCCCGCGGAGGACGTGCATCGGCTCTACGAGGCGATGCGGACCATCCTCTCGGACGCGGTCGAGCGTGCCCGAGGTGTGGGCGCGGCGTCGCTGAAGGCCGAGAAGCGCCAGGGCATGCGCGTGCACGGCAGGACGGGCGAGCCCTGCCCGGTGTGCGGCGACGCAGTGCGGCAGGTCATCTACGCCGACTCGACGTTCCAGTACTGCCCCACGTGCCAGACGGGCGGGAAGCCGCTCGCCGACCGGGTGCTGTCGCGGCTGGGCGTGCGCCGCTGA
- a CDS encoding NYN domain-containing protein, whose amino-acid sequence MPADIEPRVAVYIDFDNILISRYDQLHGRGSFHSDRVRQLPADGRESKARTRSAQATVDLGAIIDYASSYGSIVLSRAYADWSVPAHAAYRDQLLARAVDLVQLFPTTRALKNGADIRLAVDVVEDLFRLDDITHVVIVAGDSDYIALAQRAKRLGRFVVGIGVAGSTSKSLAAACDEFADYDALPGIEPVVVEVEEPDAPEPTEEEAATTQAEAEAQAPATAKRRSRRATSASVAAAADDEVAMTPEQRGDAATGLLERALRILTQKTDDEWLHANVVKEQMKRMDPVFNEKSLGHRSFSDFVGARGGLVELREDGQARLLRLRG is encoded by the coding sequence ATGCCCGCAGACATCGAGCCGCGCGTCGCGGTCTACATCGACTTCGACAACATCCTCATCTCGCGCTACGACCAGCTGCACGGCCGCGGCTCGTTCCACAGCGACCGCGTGCGGCAGCTGCCCGCCGACGGCCGCGAGTCGAAGGCGCGCACGCGCTCGGCGCAGGCGACCGTCGACCTCGGCGCGATCATCGACTACGCCTCCTCCTACGGCTCGATCGTGCTGAGCCGCGCGTACGCCGACTGGTCGGTGCCCGCGCACGCCGCCTACCGCGATCAGCTGCTCGCGCGCGCCGTCGACCTCGTGCAGCTGTTCCCGACGACGCGCGCGCTCAAGAACGGCGCCGACATCCGCCTCGCCGTCGACGTCGTCGAGGACCTCTTCCGCCTCGACGACATCACGCACGTCGTGATCGTCGCCGGCGACTCCGACTACATCGCGCTCGCCCAGCGGGCGAAGCGCCTCGGCCGCTTCGTCGTGGGCATCGGCGTGGCGGGCAGCACCTCGAAGTCGCTCGCCGCCGCGTGCGACGAGTTCGCCGACTACGACGCGCTGCCCGGCATCGAGCCGGTGGTCGTCGAGGTCGAGGAGCCCGACGCGCCGGAGCCGACCGAGGAGGAGGCCGCGACGACGCAGGCCGAGGCGGAGGCGCAGGCCCCCGCGACGGCGAAGCGCCGCAGCCGGCGCGCGACGAGCGCCTCGGTCGCGGCCGCGGCCGACGACGAGGTCGCCATGACGCCCGAGCAGCGCGGCGACGCCGCGACGGGGCTGCTGGAGCGCGCGCTGCGCATCCTCACCCAGAAGACCGACGACGAGTGGCTGCACGCGAACGTCGTCAAGGAGCAGATGAAGCGCATGGACCCGGTCTTCAACGAGAAGTCGCTGGGCCACCGATCGTTCTCGGACTTCGTGGGCGCGCGCGGCGGGCTCGTCGAGCTGCGCGAGGACGGCCAGGCGCGCCTGCTGCGGCTGCGGGGCTGA